In Thermococcus bergensis, one DNA window encodes the following:
- a CDS encoding HPr family phosphocarrier protein, translating into MEIRKKIVVKNPEGLHARPASELVKALLGVSSEVYIVYKGTKANAKSILNILSLGVNPGAEVEVVATGEDAEKAIKIVEEILYGEESQ; encoded by the coding sequence ATGGAAATTAGAAAAAAAATCGTTGTCAAAAATCCAGAAGGGCTTCATGCCCGTCCAGCGTCTGAGCTGGTTAAAGCCCTTTTGGGAGTTTCCAGCGAAGTTTATATCGTGTACAAAGGTACAAAAGCGAATGCAAAGAGTATCTTAAACATCCTGAGCTTGGGAGTTAACCCTGGTGCCGAAGTTGAGGTCGTAGCAACTGGAGAAGACGCCGAAAAAGCTATAAAAATTGTGGAGGAGATTCTCTATGGAGAAGAAAGCCAATAG
- the ptsP gene encoding phosphoenolpyruvate--protein phosphotransferase, which produces MEKKANRVLQIPKNNIVSEGYGLGKLRVIRRKRITEKQFISLEDLKLAAKTISLELDKIIRDISLPEEVREISQVHKLLLEDPFLWKKLEDASVDGKIKIEDYEHIRDEIISLLLSTGNPLIQERVDDIKDLFRNLLESSERFDDLKDSVVYSEEFFPSDIIKLSTLGVKALLSARGSHTTHAAILARAFEIPHIIRLSDLSEYEGKTVFVDAVNGMIVIDPDDTSLQEFKKIIQKYTIEKEEIEKYGKLKFENVKVMANIGVPQEIEIAKKKGADGIGLFRTEFLFVGRDNPPSEEEQYLVYKKAIETFYPEEVVIRLLDVGGDKKLEYLPIESRENPFLGLRGIRLLLKHKEILKTQLRALLRASAHGNLSILVPMVTLPEDVKELLEVIQETKEELLTEGKEIGSFKLGIMVEVPSVIWLIDEIAPYIDFVSIGTNDLTQYIFAADRNDPLVARYYQDEHKVIFEIIATITKKAKNFNLPVSVCGELAGKENAVDKLLQLGVSKLSVSSFSIPFIKKRIYEIQEKIKHEG; this is translated from the coding sequence ATGGAGAAGAAAGCCAATAGAGTACTCCAAATTCCAAAGAACAATATAGTATCTGAAGGGTATGGACTGGGCAAGCTTAGGGTAATAAGGAGAAAAAGAATAACAGAAAAACAGTTTATCAGCTTGGAGGATCTCAAACTTGCTGCAAAGACTATATCCTTGGAGCTAGATAAAATTATACGTGACATCTCCTTGCCAGAAGAGGTGCGAGAAATTTCGCAGGTTCATAAACTTCTTCTTGAAGACCCATTTCTCTGGAAAAAACTGGAAGACGCGAGCGTTGATGGAAAAATAAAGATTGAAGATTATGAACATATCCGGGACGAAATAATTTCCCTGTTGTTAAGTACTGGTAATCCTCTCATACAGGAGAGGGTTGACGATATCAAAGACCTATTTAGAAATCTTCTCGAATCCTCTGAAAGATTTGATGACCTAAAGGATAGTGTGGTGTACAGTGAGGAATTTTTCCCTTCCGATATCATAAAATTAAGCACTCTCGGTGTTAAAGCTCTTCTCTCCGCTCGGGGCTCTCATACAACTCATGCGGCTATTCTCGCTCGGGCGTTTGAAATTCCCCACATAATCCGGCTTTCTGACCTATCGGAGTATGAAGGAAAAACAGTTTTTGTTGATGCCGTAAACGGTATGATTGTTATAGATCCTGATGACACAAGTCTCCAGGAATTTAAAAAGATAATACAAAAATACACAATAGAAAAGGAGGAAATAGAAAAATACGGTAAACTTAAGTTCGAAAATGTAAAGGTGATGGCAAATATCGGAGTACCCCAAGAAATAGAGATTGCCAAAAAGAAAGGAGCAGATGGAATTGGACTTTTTAGAACCGAATTCTTATTTGTTGGACGTGATAATCCCCCCTCTGAAGAGGAGCAGTATCTCGTCTATAAGAAGGCCATAGAAACATTTTATCCCGAAGAAGTTGTGATTAGATTGTTAGATGTAGGAGGAGACAAAAAACTTGAGTACCTCCCAATAGAGAGCAGAGAAAATCCATTTTTGGGATTAAGAGGAATTCGCCTACTTTTAAAGCATAAGGAGATCTTGAAAACACAATTGAGGGCACTTCTCAGAGCATCGGCCCACGGTAACCTCTCTATCTTAGTTCCAATGGTTACCTTACCCGAAGATGTCAAAGAACTACTCGAAGTCATTCAAGAAACAAAAGAAGAGCTTTTGACCGAAGGAAAAGAAATTGGATCCTTCAAACTGGGTATTATGGTAGAGGTGCCCTCAGTAATATGGCTTATCGACGAAATTGCCCCATACATTGATTTTGTAAGCATAGGCACAAACGATCTGACGCAATATATCTTTGCGGCAGATAGAAACGATCCTTTAGTGGCCAGATACTACCAAGATGAACACAAAGTAATATTTGAGATTATCGCTACTATAACCAAAAAAGCTAAGAACTTTAACTTGCCAGTTAGCGTCTGCGGAGAACTGGCAGGAAAAGAAAATGCCGTAGACAAGTTACTACAATTGGGCGTTTCAAAACTCTCAGTTTCATCTTTCAGTATACCGTTCATAAAAAAGAGAATCTATGAAATTCAAGAAAAGATAAAACACGAAGGTTAG
- a CDS encoding PTS fructose transporter subunit IIC, producing MPDEENRKIKIVATTACPTGIAHTYMAAEALEKAAKELGVEIKVETQGAKGIEGQLSEKDIEEADAVIVAAATKVDLSRFRGKPIVEVPLQEAIKNAKDVLLKAIELAKKESTHRKEQRIESPKKVRESRDVVPVASVSGAYKHLLTGVSFMIPFVVAGGVLIALSFVFGIHAFEKEGTLAWALMKIGGGSAFKLMVPILAGYIAYSIADKPGLAPGMVGGLLAADMGAGFLGGIVAGYIAGYLVNYMKKVKVPDLLSGIYTIFVIPVVSVLVVGLLMVYVIGNPIASVTESLRDWLSTVSTAGAITLGLILGAMMAFDMGGPVNKAAYTFAVGLLGEGIYTPMAAVMAAGMTPPLGLALATTLKKELFTEDEIEAGRAAWILGISFITEGAIPFAAADPFRVIPSIMAGSAITGALSMALHLELRAPHGGIFAIIMPNVVNNPIAYLGVIAIGTVITALVVIAVKKYTRKGVVA from the coding sequence ATGCCCGACGAAGAAAATCGAAAAATAAAAATTGTGGCAACGACGGCCTGCCCCACCGGAATAGCCCACACCTACATGGCAGCAGAGGCTCTGGAAAAAGCCGCAAAGGAACTTGGTGTGGAAATAAAAGTTGAGACACAGGGGGCAAAAGGTATTGAGGGCCAGCTTTCAGAGAAGGACATTGAAGAAGCGGATGCCGTGATAGTGGCTGCCGCAACGAAAGTTGACCTTTCCAGATTCAGAGGCAAACCGATAGTGGAAGTCCCACTTCAGGAAGCCATAAAGAATGCAAAAGACGTCTTGTTGAAAGCCATCGAGCTTGCAAAGAAAGAGTCCACCCACAGAAAAGAGCAGCGCATAGAATCCCCTAAAAAGGTTAGAGAAAGCCGCGACGTAGTTCCAGTAGCCTCGGTAAGTGGCGCATACAAACACCTGCTAACAGGAGTTTCCTTCATGATACCCTTCGTTGTGGCGGGCGGTGTGTTGATAGCACTCTCGTTCGTTTTTGGTATCCATGCATTTGAGAAAGAAGGAACACTAGCTTGGGCACTCATGAAAATCGGTGGCGGTTCAGCGTTTAAGCTGATGGTTCCTATACTAGCGGGATACATTGCATACTCAATTGCAGATAAACCTGGTCTGGCTCCAGGAATGGTTGGTGGACTGCTGGCAGCCGATATGGGAGCAGGGTTCCTTGGAGGTATTGTAGCAGGATACATAGCAGGATACCTTGTTAACTACATGAAGAAAGTAAAAGTCCCTGACCTTCTGAGCGGAATCTACACCATCTTCGTGATTCCAGTGGTTTCAGTACTTGTTGTAGGCCTCCTGATGGTGTATGTAATTGGCAACCCAATAGCTTCCGTCACTGAGAGCTTAAGAGACTGGCTCTCAACTGTAAGTACTGCTGGTGCTATAACTCTTGGATTGATACTTGGAGCCATGATGGCCTTTGATATGGGAGGTCCTGTTAACAAAGCTGCCTATACGTTTGCAGTTGGTCTTCTTGGAGAAGGTATCTACACACCAATGGCAGCAGTTATGGCAGCTGGTATGACACCTCCTCTCGGTCTTGCACTCGCTACAACCTTAAAGAAAGAGCTGTTTACAGAGGATGAAATTGAAGCAGGAAGAGCCGCTTGGATCTTGGGGATATCCTTCATTACAGAAGGTGCAATCCCATTCGCCGCTGCAGACCCGTTCAGAGTTATTCCTTCTATAATGGCAGGGTCTGCAATTACTGGAGCACTCTCAATGGCATTACACCTTGAACTAAGAGCACCTCACGGAGGAATATTCGCAATAATTATGCCAAACGTTGTCAATAATCCAATCGCTTACCTTGGAGTGATAGCAATTGGAACCGTAATCACGGCACTTGTAGTTATTGCGGTCAAAAAATACACCCGCAAAGGGGTAGTCGCGTGA
- the pyk gene encoding pyruvate kinase, with the protein MQLPSHKTKIIATIGPASRQRSTIEKMIEAGMSVARINFSHGTFEEHTKTIELVRDAAEKLGRRVAILGDLPGLKMRVGKLKGDSITLRKGEKVVLTTRDVEGDETTIPVEFKDFPKLVSKGDTIYLSDGYIMLRVEEVKGNDVECVVVNGGILFSHKGINIPKANLPIEAITPRDLEIIEFAIEHGIDAIGLSFVGSVYDVLKVKSFLAKKNAELFIIAKIERPDAVRNFDEILNAADGIMVARGDLGVEMPIEKLPIMQKQLIKKANLAAKPVITATQMLVSMTTEKIPRRAEVTDVANAILDGTDAVMLSEETAIGKYPVEAVEMMAKIAKATEEYRESLGYSRLRSWIESLPQKSTIKEAITRSVIDALCAIDIKYILTPTKTGLTPRLISRFKPKQWILAFSSNEKVCNNLAFSYGVYPSHMDEGFTEKDIIMLVKGLGIAKEDDTVLLTEGKPIGKTVGTNTMRIFQIP; encoded by the coding sequence ATGCAACTTCCGTCTCATAAAACAAAGATAATCGCCACAATAGGGCCTGCATCCAGGCAAAGGAGCACTATAGAAAAGATGATAGAAGCTGGAATGAGTGTCGCGAGAATAAACTTCTCCCATGGAACTTTTGAGGAGCATACAAAGACTATCGAGTTGGTGAGAGATGCTGCCGAGAAATTAGGGAGGAGAGTGGCAATTTTAGGCGATCTGCCAGGACTAAAAATGAGGGTCGGAAAGCTGAAGGGGGACTCTATAACTCTAAGAAAGGGAGAAAAAGTCGTTCTCACAACAAGAGATGTTGAAGGCGACGAAACGACCATTCCTGTCGAGTTTAAAGACTTTCCAAAGCTGGTTTCAAAGGGTGATACCATATACCTAAGCGATGGCTACATAATGCTGAGGGTTGAAGAAGTTAAGGGCAATGACGTCGAATGTGTAGTGGTTAACGGAGGAATATTGTTCTCCCACAAGGGAATAAACATTCCAAAAGCCAACCTTCCAATTGAAGCGATAACTCCAAGGGACCTCGAGATAATAGAGTTTGCAATTGAACATGGAATAGACGCCATAGGTTTGTCCTTCGTAGGCTCTGTGTATGACGTGCTCAAGGTGAAGAGCTTTCTTGCAAAGAAAAACGCAGAGCTCTTCATTATTGCAAAGATAGAGAGACCGGATGCTGTGAGAAACTTTGATGAGATCCTAAACGCAGCGGATGGAATAATGGTAGCAAGGGGCGACCTCGGTGTTGAGATGCCAATTGAAAAGCTCCCCATAATGCAAAAGCAACTCATAAAAAAGGCAAATCTAGCTGCAAAGCCAGTAATAACCGCCACCCAAATGCTTGTCTCAATGACCACTGAAAAGATACCCAGAAGGGCAGAAGTAACAGATGTCGCGAACGCAATACTTGACGGTACAGATGCCGTAATGCTTTCAGAGGAAACGGCCATAGGAAAATATCCCGTTGAAGCAGTTGAGATGATGGCAAAGATAGCTAAAGCAACAGAAGAATACAGAGAATCCCTAGGATATTCCAGACTGCGCAGTTGGATTGAATCACTGCCGCAAAAAAGCACTATAAAAGAGGCAATAACCCGCAGCGTCATAGATGCTCTCTGTGCCATAGACATAAAATACATCTTAACCCCCACAAAAACGGGGTTAACCCCAAGGTTAATATCTCGCTTCAAACCCAAGCAGTGGATCCTCGCTTTCTCAAGCAATGAAAAGGTCTGCAATAACTTGGCCTTTTCATACGGAGTCTACCCATCCCACATGGACGAGGGCTTCACTGAAAAGGACATAATAATGCTGGTAAAGGGATTGGGAATAGCTAAAGAGGATGATACAGTGCTCCTAACGGAAGGAAAACCAATAGGAAAAACCGTAGGAACAAATACAATGCGTATCTTCCAGATTCCTTAG
- a CDS encoding TIGR04140 family protein produces MRRKLIVAIPPEELLKIKENSKAKIRVEIQEAEPFFGMPRWEIVVDGSSEEIEKFMNALMRSRAGG; encoded by the coding sequence ATGAGGAGAAAACTAATAGTTGCAATCCCTCCCGAGGAGCTTCTTAAAATCAAGGAAAATTCCAAAGCTAAAATAAGAGTAGAAATCCAAGAGGCAGAGCCGTTTTTTGGGATGCCCAGGTGGGAGATAGTGGTTGATGGGAGCAGTGAAGAAATCGAGAAATTTATGAATGCATTGATGAGGTCAAGGGCAGGGGGATAG
- a CDS encoding DUF2095 family protein encodes MVDKKKKRPIDEFPWQEYDKEEFKEKYPHLAKELEEEPGLVIEGYRVEEEEEEELMDFSGYNPTVIDFIRRCETDEEALEIINWMEEHGEITPELAKELRIKLVKEGVRSFGSKKEWGWYEKHGRR; translated from the coding sequence ATGGTGGATAAAAAGAAAAAACGTCCCATTGATGAATTTCCATGGCAGGAGTATGATAAGGAAGAATTTAAGGAGAAATACCCTCACCTAGCTAAGGAACTTGAAGAAGAACCCGGCCTTGTTATCGAAGGCTATAGAGTGGAAGAGGAAGAAGAGGAAGAATTGATGGATTTTTCCGGGTACAACCCGACAGTTATTGACTTTATAAGGAGATGCGAGACCGATGAGGAAGCTTTGGAAATTATTAACTGGATGGAAGAGCATGGCGAGATAACCCCCGAGCTGGCCAAAGAACTCAGAATAAAGCTCGTGAAAGAAGGTGTAAGAAGTTTTGGAAGCAAAAAAGAATGGGGATGGTACGAAAAGCACGGAAGACGTTAG
- a CDS encoding IS982 family transposase (programmed frameshift): MVVMNFQQEILIIKSEIYPIISKHYPKNTHREIISLYDLITFAILAHLHFNGVYKHAYRVLIEEMKLFPKIRYNKLTERLNRHEKLLLLAQEELFKKHAREYVRILDSKPIQTKELARKNRKEKKGSSEIISEKPAVGFVPSKKKFYYGYKLTCYSDGNLLALLSVDPANKHDVSVVREKFWVIVEEFSGCFLFLDKGYVSRELQEEFLKFGVVYTPVKRENQVSNLEEKKFYKYLSDFRRRIETLFSKFSEFLLRPSRSVSLRGLAVRILGAILAVNLDRLYNFTGGGN, encoded by the exons GTGGTTGTTATGAACTTTCAGCAGGAAATCCTGATCATAAAATCCGAAATCTATCCGATAATCAGCAAACACTACCCGAAAAACACTCACAGGGAAATAATCAGCCTCTACGACCTAATAACCTTCGCAATACTAGCACACTTGCACTTTAACGGAGTTTACAAGCACGCTTACAGAGTCCTAATCGAAGAAATGAAGCTGTTCCCAAAAATCAGGTACAACAAACTAACAGAACGCTTGAACAGGCACGAAAAACTCCTGCTCCTAGCGCAGGAAGAATTATTCAAAAAACACGCCAGAGAATACGTTAGAATACTGGACTCAAAGCCCATTCAGACCAAGGAGTTGGCCAGAAAAAACAGGAAGGAGAAGAAGGGTTCTTCAGAAATCATCTCTGAAAAGCCCGCAGTTGGGTTTGTTCCCTCTA AAAAAAAGTTTTACTATGGGTACAAGCTGACCTGTTACTCTGATGGAAATTTGCTGGCTTTACTGTCTGTTGATCCGGCGAATAAGCATGATGTGAGTGTTGTCAGGGAAAAGTTCTGGGTGATTGTTGAGGAGTTTTCTGGCTGTTTTCTGTTTTTGGATAAGGGTTACGTTAGTAGAGAACTTCAGGAGGAATTCCTGAAGTTTGGCGTTGTTTACACGCCGGTGAAGCGGGAGAATCAGGTTAGTAATCTGGAGGAGAAGAAGTTTTACAAGTACTTGTCTGACTTTCGCAGGAGGATTGAGACTTTGTTTTCGAAGTTTTCTGAGTTTCTTCTGAGGCCGAGCAGGAGTGTTAGTTTGAGGGGGTTAGCTGTCAGGATTTTAGGGGCGATTCTGGCCGTGAATCTGGACAGATTATACAACTTCACAGGTGGTGGGAACTAG
- a CDS encoding DeoR/GlpR family DNA-binding transcription regulator, which translates to MRKSIEVILTGGTLKKGTLALVGPIAENTLSMLHADIAFVGANGITLDAITTTNLLEAEIKRLMIKIASTSYIVADHSKFGRTAFVRFAEPNEITGIITDSGIDPKWVTAFKERKIQLITPGGVGK; encoded by the coding sequence ATGCGGAAAAGTATAGAAGTAATTCTCACGGGAGGAACACTTAAGAAAGGAACACTTGCTCTGGTTGGTCCAATAGCAGAAAATACACTGTCTATGTTACATGCAGATATTGCCTTTGTCGGAGCTAATGGGATTACGCTAGATGCCATAACCACTACAAACCTGCTAGAAGCTGAAATCAAGAGACTAATGATCAAAATTGCTTCAACATCATACATTGTGGCTGATCATTCAAAGTTTGGCAGGACTGCCTTTGTGAGATTTGCAGAACCAAACGAAATCACTGGAATAATAACGGACTCTGGAATTGATCCCAAGTGGGTTACAGCATTCAAGGAGAGAAAAATTCAACTTATAACACCAGGAGGTGTGGGTAAGTGA
- a CDS encoding AMP phosphorylase, with translation MRAKVKILDVETGRFMVVINEEDAKKAKLHPEDLIKIETAKRTIYGDVVISNMVQPGEIGIIKDIMGTYSFSEGEMVNVVPAGTPESVRYVKKKMNGQKLKKVEIESIVKDIVDRKLRDIEISSFVTALEINGLDMDEIAWLTVAMAETGDMLDIDRKPIMDVHSIGGVPGNKTNVLVVPIVAAAGLTIPKTSSRAITSAAGTADVVEVLAPVTFSLDEIKRIVEKIGACLVWGGALNLAPADDLTIKAERALSIDPRGLMLASIMSKKYAMGSQYVLIDIPTGEGVKVETIEEARSLAKDFIELGKRLGQYVEAAITYGGQPIGHTVGPALEAKEALETLMTGKGPGSLVEKATGLAGILLEMGGVAPAGMGKKMAKEILESGKAYEKLKEIIAEQGGDPNIKPEDIPIGDKTYTFVAQTSGYVTKIDNKAITTIARAAGAPEDKGAGILFHVKVGEKVKEGDPLFTIHAESEVRLDQAIIQARRMEPIRIEGMVLQRIGNI, from the coding sequence ATGAGGGCGAAAGTGAAGATTTTGGATGTAGAGACCGGGAGATTTATGGTAGTAATCAACGAGGAAGACGCTAAGAAAGCAAAGCTTCATCCAGAGGACCTAATTAAAATAGAAACCGCAAAAAGAACAATATACGGAGATGTGGTTATAAGCAACATGGTTCAGCCGGGAGAAATAGGGATTATAAAGGACATAATGGGCACTTATTCCTTTTCTGAAGGAGAAATGGTAAACGTAGTTCCCGCAGGAACTCCAGAAAGCGTGAGATATGTTAAGAAAAAGATGAACGGTCAAAAGCTTAAGAAGGTTGAAATAGAATCTATTGTGAAAGACATTGTCGACAGGAAGCTCAGGGACATAGAGATAAGTTCTTTTGTGACTGCGCTCGAGATAAATGGGCTTGATATGGACGAGATTGCCTGGCTCACAGTAGCAATGGCAGAGACTGGAGACATGCTGGATATAGATAGAAAACCAATTATGGACGTCCACAGCATAGGTGGGGTTCCTGGAAACAAAACAAACGTGCTTGTGGTTCCAATTGTTGCTGCAGCCGGATTGACAATTCCAAAAACCTCATCAAGGGCGATAACAAGCGCCGCTGGAACCGCTGACGTGGTAGAAGTCCTCGCTCCAGTGACTTTCTCATTGGATGAAATAAAGAGGATTGTGGAAAAGATAGGTGCCTGTTTAGTGTGGGGTGGAGCCCTTAACTTAGCCCCCGCTGACGACCTAACGATTAAAGCCGAAAGGGCCCTAAGCATTGACCCAAGGGGGCTTATGCTTGCGAGCATAATGTCAAAGAAGTACGCCATGGGTTCCCAATACGTTCTCATAGACATACCAACGGGAGAGGGGGTAAAGGTCGAGACCATAGAAGAAGCGAGGTCTCTTGCAAAAGACTTCATAGAGCTTGGAAAGAGGCTTGGGCAATACGTGGAAGCGGCAATTACTTATGGTGGTCAGCCTATAGGACATACCGTTGGCCCTGCACTTGAGGCCAAAGAGGCCCTAGAGACCTTAATGACAGGTAAAGGTCCGGGAAGCCTGGTGGAGAAGGCCACAGGCTTGGCAGGAATTCTGCTTGAGATGGGTGGAGTGGCACCGGCAGGGATGGGTAAAAAGATGGCAAAAGAAATCCTCGAAAGCGGAAAAGCATACGAAAAGCTGAAGGAGATAATAGCCGAACAGGGCGGAGATCCAAATATAAAGCCCGAGGACATTCCAATAGGTGACAAAACCTACACCTTCGTAGCTCAAACCTCTGGATACGTAACAAAGATCGACAACAAAGCGATAACGACAATAGCAAGGGCTGCTGGGGCACCGGAAGACAAAGGGGCCGGAATTTTGTTCCACGTTAAAGTTGGAGAAAAAGTTAAGGAAGGGGACCCACTCTTTACAATACACGCAGAGAGCGAAGTTAGGCTTGACCAGGCAATAATTCAGGCAAGGAGAATGGAGCCAATAAGAATAGAGGGTATGGTGCTCCAGAGAATTGGAAATATCTAA
- a CDS encoding 1-phosphofructokinase family hexose kinase: protein MILSVAMNPAVDRTLFVEELKLGVTNRAIDVSKNIGGKGINVAKNARALGSEVTVVGFIGEKSKPVFEDYLLSLRVSHDFVVIPKADVRENIKIIETSTGRLTEINESGPEVSEQLFEVLKQRIFQYSKQADVTVLSGSIPRGLPVSAYKEIITEIRDNTKVILDASGDVLKQGIEASPFMVKPNLQEFSQLLGQNFEDISEIIAAARKVINEYGINIVCVSMGARGSVTVTPESAYYAEPLPIEDAKTPVGAGDALVAGFAHGFEKGLDIVDTIKIAVATASASLILEDTGPIDLEVFRALLPKVKIREMEG, encoded by the coding sequence GTGATACTTTCTGTTGCTATGAATCCTGCTGTTGATAGGACTCTTTTTGTTGAAGAACTAAAACTTGGGGTGACCAATAGGGCTATAGATGTCAGTAAAAACATTGGGGGGAAAGGCATTAACGTAGCCAAAAATGCCCGAGCACTTGGATCAGAAGTCACAGTTGTCGGATTTATCGGAGAGAAAAGCAAACCTGTGTTTGAAGATTATCTTCTATCTTTGAGGGTAAGTCATGATTTTGTGGTTATTCCCAAGGCAGACGTTCGGGAAAACATAAAGATAATAGAAACCAGCACTGGGAGGCTTACTGAGATTAACGAAAGCGGGCCTGAAGTTAGTGAGCAACTCTTTGAGGTCTTGAAACAGAGAATTTTCCAATATTCCAAACAGGCAGACGTCACGGTATTGTCTGGCTCTATCCCGAGGGGATTACCGGTTTCTGCTTACAAGGAGATTATTACAGAAATTCGGGATAACACAAAAGTTATCCTCGATGCAAGTGGAGATGTCCTAAAACAAGGGATCGAAGCATCCCCATTTATGGTAAAGCCCAACCTTCAAGAATTTTCCCAGTTACTCGGACAGAATTTTGAAGATATTAGCGAAATTATAGCCGCAGCTAGAAAAGTGATCAATGAATATGGAATAAACATCGTCTGCGTTTCTATGGGGGCGAGGGGAAGTGTTACAGTAACTCCAGAGAGTGCATATTATGCAGAGCCACTCCCTATTGAGGACGCAAAGACCCCTGTTGGTGCTGGAGATGCTTTGGTAGCAGGTTTTGCTCATGGCTTTGAAAAAGGCCTCGATATCGTTGATACAATCAAAATTGCAGTAGCTACCGCATCCGCTTCATTAATACTGGAAGATACAGGCCCAATTGATTTGGAAGTTTTTCGAGCATTGCTTCCGAAGGTAAAGATTAGAGAGATGGAGGGATAA
- a CDS encoding PTS sugar transporter subunit IIA gives MTDVKGLIREEFIKMELEGKNKREVILELIDLLYKQGAVKDKEKFFEDVWAREQITPTGVGFGIAIPHAKSSAVVSPVVAIGKSSRGVDFEAIDGKPVHLVFLIGVPEKAPDLHLSILSSLSRRLVHEEFREALMRAKSPHEIVEILSRNIEG, from the coding sequence ATGACAGATGTTAAAGGGTTAATTCGTGAAGAATTCATTAAAATGGAACTTGAAGGGAAAAACAAAAGAGAAGTTATACTGGAACTCATTGATTTACTTTACAAACAAGGTGCTGTTAAAGATAAAGAGAAGTTCTTTGAAGATGTATGGGCAAGGGAACAGATAACACCAACTGGAGTCGGGTTCGGTATTGCAATACCCCACGCTAAGAGTTCTGCCGTAGTGTCTCCCGTGGTAGCCATTGGGAAATCGAGTAGGGGAGTTGATTTTGAAGCGATAGATGGTAAGCCTGTACACTTAGTGTTCTTGATAGGGGTTCCCGAGAAGGCACCGGATCTCCACCTGAGCATACTTAGTTCCCTCTCCAGGAGACTGGTTCATGAAGAGTTTAGAGAAGCCCTGATGAGAGCAAAAAGTCCTCACGAAATTGTGGAGATCCTGAGCAGGAATATTGAGGGATAA
- a CDS encoding radical SAM protein, with product MWFRRVEIEEIRKAREALPHYFSILSGEEKPNFFYAKQVEVSFREDDALESLWEIHEEGMEKLRENDLKESPEKSLLDLKAIIARRMLESCELCEFKCHANRFEEIGYCRVKESLIASDFLHIGEEPELVPSYTVFFSGCNFRCVFCQNWDISQYRVGLRYSPEDMATKVAVAYAEGAKNVNFVGGEPTPNLPFILETLKYVKVPIPVVWNSNMYMSEKSMKLLDGIVDVYLADFKWGNNEDALKYSRAPRYWETVTRNFLLAKQHYKAEFLIRHLVMPGHLECCTKPILKWISENLGKSVRVNVMFQYRPEYKAHEYPEIDRRLTNDEMFKAAEFVKEFGLKNALVG from the coding sequence ATGTGGTTCAGGAGGGTTGAGATTGAAGAAATCAGAAAAGCAAGAGAAGCGCTGCCCCATTACTTTTCGATCTTAAGCGGAGAAGAAAAGCCAAACTTCTTCTATGCAAAGCAGGTAGAGGTCAGCTTCAGAGAGGATGATGCACTTGAGAGTTTGTGGGAAATCCACGAGGAGGGCATGGAAAAGCTGAGGGAAAATGATCTAAAAGAGAGCCCCGAAAAGAGCCTCCTCGACTTGAAAGCCATAATAGCCCGTAGAATGCTTGAAAGCTGTGAGCTGTGCGAGTTTAAGTGCCATGCGAATCGCTTTGAAGAAATCGGCTACTGCAGGGTTAAGGAAAGCCTAATTGCGAGTGATTTTCTCCACATAGGGGAGGAGCCAGAGCTTGTGCCGTCTTATACAGTCTTCTTTTCCGGATGCAACTTTAGATGTGTCTTCTGCCAGAACTGGGATATAAGCCAGTACCGCGTGGGCTTGAGGTATTCTCCAGAGGATATGGCCACCAAGGTAGCCGTGGCATATGCCGAAGGGGCTAAAAACGTTAACTTCGTCGGTGGTGAGCCAACTCCTAACCTTCCTTTTATCCTTGAGACTCTAAAGTACGTCAAAGTTCCCATTCCAGTGGTCTGGAACTCAAACATGTATATGAGCGAAAAAAGCATGAAGCTTTTGGATGGAATTGTAGATGTTTATCTGGCGGATTTCAAATGGGGTAATAACGAGGATGCCCTCAAATACTCAAGAGCTCCCAGATACTGGGAAACCGTTACGAGGAACTTTTTACTGGCTAAACAGCACTACAAAGCCGAGTTCCTGATAAGGCATCTCGTAATGCCAGGACACCTGGAGTGCTGCACAAAGCCGATTTTAAAGTGGATCAGCGAAAATCTCGGTAAGAGTGTTAGGGTTAACGTGATGTTCCAGTATCGGCCGGAGTATAAAGCCCACGAATACCCCGAAATCGATAGAAGGCTCACAAACGATGAGATGTTTAAAGCGGCAGAATTTGTGAAGGAGTTTGGATTAAAAAACGCGCTGGTGGGATAA